One segment of Toxotes jaculatrix isolate fToxJac2 chromosome 8, fToxJac2.pri, whole genome shotgun sequence DNA contains the following:
- the si:dkey-92i15.4 gene encoding PDZ domain-containing protein 2, giving the protein MDLSLHPTTVSECNKQGTGARFTVRSASSPSYSLSRRPGVRKARSLSVEEREDTKEAGKRERYGTNHGTNVTNKEEDGVTSYQARTGCHSRVRGQYGEKEGCEMSPKLNQNGTGDKIITEFGTDRSENPAFESRGRTEWRTHDLPSRSKSLDWRTEVRSPDRFTRASMLSTKRGEDMNKQAGGLDEKRTGAEGVRGRVMSSIHVYDSAGTRDVVLERNPLSHMSQTLDRASRGHSLPSRLRSLSGSRFTETATSFGPKGGQSILERIEKLYGSAGFGKAEDYSKTPITTPDSPISPQQRSYERAAGGTFPRRFSSGEKNSLHPVPSRKSVTWTPQKDTSGSDSSLSPERSRRLSGGQCQEQIQSKYSQEGGVNCEKGLVEISTRSLDRARSRNTAAAQIRSARATGGITAPSESNTFLKEETSVFLKDSFGFRERRANESKDQGRTKHGEEKCGTNGINRAKETDEKEKNEMKNSSPDEVFESRKITMKTTERKKFPEMLPVTSAASVRNKISQFEALSLRAQGLATGQVLVPRRAFSVPTKLSRSHDGVKKSESAKEIGVLRDKWEGLKGVGEVDDKSEEKVTGAGKKLVSERSLSMDEVGLRFGRKEREGNNLVPSERKEMDSGNDCAEDFGKYSRLKSTLEIPLNGEAQRRLRNFYMDETDFSKVSSPEEASEKDMMANNVPSLLLSNSSDASTNVQKVTASGITSPVSDDDKTPTNTPNHSPFLSPTSLRENAPPIADKYDSNSVFTQPAKAPDPESPPLHHPLTTSNLPSPLNTANRKGKKQVLDMDAWVAGLNPEIKVWNDDEDDYEDDDDESTQKDEDSNYDSDSGESSVTITSNMSQSDRKSFCVSLSDLCNFAGVDYESENDSDEWQTTGRRSASLSSDVSALSCVSVMPTEELDRLLEDVRSLGDNTLQDYDDVQVVVLHKEVGVGLGFSVAGGVDQNKPVTVHKVFHSGVAAQEGSIREGNQVLSINGTALCGYAHWEALRVLRRAKTREMGVVVLRRGGASSIPKSRMHTDNQGPTETQLTETDQHVCVRLEKKNRDLGFSLEGGEGSSLGNRPLTVQKIFQGGPVDKVCPGDEVLEIEGVSMVGMRRLEAWTLIKKLPPGPVDVVLRRPLKQVET; this is encoded by the exons ATGGACTTGTCCTTGCACCCTACTACAGTGAGTGAGTGCAACAAGCAGGGGACAGGAGCACGCTTCACTGTCCGCTCGGCTAGCTCTCCCTCATACAGTCTCAGTCGCAGGCCAGGTGTTAGGAAAGCCAGAAGTCTTtctgtggaggagagggaggataCTAAAGAagctggaaaaagagagagatatgGGACAAACCATGGCACAAATGTTACAAATAAGGAGGAGGACGGAGTCACTAGTTATCAAGCCAGGACTGGGTGTCACAGCAGAGTTAGAGGTCAGTATGGGGAAAAGGAAGGCTGTGAAATGTCCCCCAAGCTAAACCAGAATGGCacgggagacaaaataatcacagAGTTTGGCACTGACAGAAGTGAAAACCCTGCATTTGAAAGCCGGGGCAGGACAGAGTGGAGGACACACGACCTGCCAAGTAGAAGTAAGAGTTTAGATTGGAGAACGGAGGTGAGAAGTCCTGATCGGTTCACCAGAGCAAGCATGTTGTCAACcaaaagaggagaggacatgaATAAACAGGCTGGTGGCTTGGATGAAAAAAGGACAGGGGCTGAAGGTGTAAGGGGCAGGGTGATGTCTTCGATACATGTCTATGACTCTGCAGGTACAAGGGATGTTGTTCTAGAGAGGAACCCACTGAGTCACATGAGCCagactttggacagagccagcaGGGGTCATTCTCTCCCCTCCAGGCTGAGGTCCCTATCTGGCTCTAGGTTCACAGAGACAGCTACTTCATTTGGACCCAAAGGAGGTCAGAGTATACTGGAGCGGATAGAGAAACTCTATGGGTCTGCTGGTTTTGGTAAAGCTGAGGATTACAGCAAAACTCCTATAACAACCCCAGATTCCCCTATTTCACCACAGCAGAGGTCATATGAGAGGGCAGCAGGGGGAACTTTCCCTAGGCGTTTCTCTTCAGGAGAGAAAAATAGCCTCCATCCAGTGCCAAGCAGGAAATCCGTCACCTGGACACCTCAGAAAGACACCTCAGGTTCTGACAGTTCACTTTCTccagagagaagcaggagatTGTCAGGGGGACAGTGTCAAGAACAGATCCAAAGCAAGTATTCACAGGAAGGTGGAGTTAACTGTGAGAAAGGATTGGTGGAAATAAGTACAAGGTCTCTGGATAGAGCAAGGAGTAGgaacactgcagcagctcagattAGATCTGCCAGGGCTACAGGAGGGATAACTGCACCCTCAGAGTCAAACACTTTCTTAAAAGAAGAGACATCCGTTTTTCTCAAAGATTCATTTGgattcagagagagaagagcaaaTGAAAGTAAGGATCAGGGCAGGACGAAACATGGAGAGGAAAAATGTGGGACAAATGGAATAAATAGGgcaaaagagacagatgaaaaagaaaaaaatgaaatgaagaataGTAGCCCTGACGAAGTGTTTGAGTCAAGGAAAATtacaatgaaaacaacagagaggaagaagttcCCAGAGATGTTGCCAGTCACCTCTGCAGCCAGTGTGAGAAACAAGATCAGTCAGTTTGAGGCTCTGTCACTGAGAGCTCAAGGTTTGGCAACTGGACAGGTCCTTGTGCCCAGAAGAGCCTTTTCTGTGCCAACAAAACTCAGCAGGAGCCACGATGGAGTGAAGAAGAGCGAGTCAGCAAAAGAAATAGGTGTTTTAAGGGACAAGTGGGAAGGATTGAAAGGGGTAGGGGAGGTAGATGATAAATCTGAAGAGAAAGTGACAGGGGCAGGAAAGAAGCTGGTGTCAGAAAGGTCTTTATCAATGGACGAGGTTGGGCTAAGATttgggaggaaagagagggaagggaatAATTTGGTTCcgagtgaaagaaaagaaatggatAGCGGTAACGACTGTGCTGAAGATTTTGGTAAATATTCCAGACTCAAGAGTACACTTGAAATCCCTCTAAACGGAGAGGCTCAAAGACGGCTTCGAAACTTTTACATGGACGAGACAGATTTCTCCAAAGTCTCAAGCCCTGAGGAAGCAAGCGAGAAAGATATGATGGCCAACAATGTACCATCCCTTCTACTGTCTAATTCCAGTGATGCCTCCACTAATGTGCAGAAAGTGACAGCCTCTGGGATTACTTCACCTGTTAGTGATGATGACAAGACTCCAACAAACACCCCTAACCACTCACCCTTTCTTTCACCTACCTCGCTACGGGAAAATGCCCCTCCCATTGCAGATAAATATGACAGCAATTCTGTCTTCACACAACCAGCCAAAGCTCCCGATCCAGAATCCCCACCTCTCCATCACCCCCTCACCACCTCCAACCTCCCATCCCCTCTCAACACAGCCAACCGGAAAGGGAAGAAACAGGTATTAGACATGGATGCTTGGGTAGCTGGCTTGAACCCAGAGATTAAGGTCTggaatgatgatgaagatgattatgaggatgatgatgatgaaagtaCGCAGAAGGATGAAGATTCAAACTATGATTCAGACTCTGGAGAGTCCTCAGTGACCATCACCAGTAACATGAGCCAGTCAGATCGTAAGAGCTTCTGTGTCAG TCTTTCAGACCTGTGTAACTTTGCTGGAGTTGACTACGAGTCAGAGAATGACAGCGATGAGTGGCAAACAACAGGCCGGCGGTCGGCCTCACTGAGCTCGGACGTTTCTGctctctcctgtgtgtctgtgatgccCACCGAGGAGCTTGACAGGCTTCTGGAGGATGTCAGGAGCCTGGGGGACAACACCCTGCAG GACTATGACGATGTGCAGGTGGTGGTTCTCCATAAGGAGGTGGGAGTGGGACTAGGCTTCAGTGTCGCAGGAGGCGTGGACCAGAACAAGCCAGTCACT GTCCATAAGGTTTTTCACTCAGGTGTGGCAGCTCAGGAAGGCTCCATAAGGGAAGGGAACCAGGTCTTGTCCATCAACGGCACAGCGTTGTGCGGCTATGCCCACTGGGAGGCTCTGAGGGTGCTGAGAAGAGCAAAGACTCGTGAGATGGGAGTGGTGGTCCTGAGGAGGGGAGGTGCTAGCAGCATCCCTAAAAGCCGAATGCACACAGATAATCAGGGACCAACAGAGACTCAGCTCACTGAGACAG atcagcatgtgtgtgtgcgtctggaAAAGAAGAACAGGGATCTAGGCTTCAGTCTGGAAGGAGGTGAAGGCTCCAGTCTTGGGAACCGACCGCTCACTGTACAGAAGATCTTCCAGG GAGGTCCAGTTGACAAGGTGTGCCCTGGTGATGAGGTCCTAGAGATTGAAGGTGTGAGCATGGTGGGGATGAGGCGCCTGGAAGCCTGGACTTTGATCAAAAAACTCCCCCCTGGGCCTGTGGACGTGGTCCTGCGTCGCCCTCTGAAACAAGTGGAAACATGA
- the aqp10a gene encoding aquaporin-10a isoform X1 yields MLKLRLLRVRNALVRECMAEFLGTFVLLLFGCAAAAQVKTSRETKGQFLSVNMAFSVGVMSAMYLTKGITGAHLNPAVTLSFCVLGQVPWGRLVPYCLSQLLGAYVASGLVYLVYYGLSFWHLKCLYHQCLHTLFCILLFCLPHIITSVSISDAIMEFSGGVLTVYGPNETASIFATYPTEYMTLGRSFLDQVVGTGMLMLCILCLDEKRNSPAPTELIPPIVAVIVLGISMSMSANCGAAINPARDLGPRLFTLTAGWGTEVFTCYNYWFWVPLVAPPIGGVLGSLMYLIFIHWHLPDPDPPENHSTLSTISDKIKQPATTWENGIELKAAHF; encoded by the exons ATGTTGAAACTACGTTTACTAAGAGTGAGGAATGCCCTGGTGCGAGAGTGCATGGCTGAATTCTTGGGGACTTTCGTTCTGCTG CTCTTTGGCTGCGCTGCTGCAGCCCAGGTGAAGACCAGCAGGGAGACTAAAGGCCAGTTTCTGTCAGTCAACATGGCCTTTTCTGTGGGCGTCATGTCTGCCATGTACCTCACCAAGGGCATCAcgg GTGCTCATCTGAACCCAGCTGTGACTCTGAGTTTCTGTGTGTTAGGCCAGGTGCCCTGGGGAAGGCTTGTGCCCTACTGCCTCTCACAGTTGCTGGGAGCATATGTGGCATCAGGGCTTGTTTACCTGGTGTACTATGGTTTGTCTTTCTGGCATCTCAAATGCTTGTATCATCAATGTCTACACACACTGTTTTgcattcttttgttttgtttgccacATATCATTACCTCTGTTTCTATCTCAGATGCTATAATGGAGTTTAGTGGAGGAGTGCTGACTGTATATGGCCCAAATGAGACAGCATCCATATTTGCTACATATCCAACAGAGTACATGACTCTGGGCAGAAGTTTCCTTGACCAG gtAGTGGGCACTGGCATGCTGATGTTGTGCATCCTGTGTTTGGATGAAAAGAGAAACTCCCCAGCTCCCACAGAGCTGATTCCCCCCATAGTGGCAGTGATTGTCCTGGGGATCTCCATGTCTATGTCAGCTAACTGCGGCGCTGCGATAAATCCTGCTCGGGACCTGGGGCCACGCCTGTTTACACTGACTGCAGGCTGGGGCACTGAGGTGTTCAC GTGTTACAACTACTGGTTCTGGGTACCTCTGGTGGCCCCACCTATCGGAGGTGTGTTAGGTAGTTTAATGTATCTGATCTTCATCCACTGGCACCTGCCTGACCCAGACCCCCCTGAGAACCACTCCACTCTCTCCACCATCAGTGATAAAATCAAGCAGCCAGCCACCACATGGGAAAATGGAATAGAGCTGAAAGCTGCACATTTCTAA
- the aqp10a gene encoding aquaporin-10a isoform X2 yields the protein MLKLRLLRVRNALVRECMAEFLGTFVLLLFGCAAAAQVKTSRETKGQFLSVNMAFSVGVMSAMYLTKGITGAHLNPAVTLSFCVLGQVPWGRLVPYCLSQLLGAYVASGLVYLVYYDAIMEFSGGVLTVYGPNETASIFATYPTEYMTLGRSFLDQVVGTGMLMLCILCLDEKRNSPAPTELIPPIVAVIVLGISMSMSANCGAAINPARDLGPRLFTLTAGWGTEVFTCYNYWFWVPLVAPPIGGVLGSLMYLIFIHWHLPDPDPPENHSTLSTISDKIKQPATTWENGIELKAAHF from the exons ATGTTGAAACTACGTTTACTAAGAGTGAGGAATGCCCTGGTGCGAGAGTGCATGGCTGAATTCTTGGGGACTTTCGTTCTGCTG CTCTTTGGCTGCGCTGCTGCAGCCCAGGTGAAGACCAGCAGGGAGACTAAAGGCCAGTTTCTGTCAGTCAACATGGCCTTTTCTGTGGGCGTCATGTCTGCCATGTACCTCACCAAGGGCATCAcgg GTGCTCATCTGAACCCAGCTGTGACTCTGAGTTTCTGTGTGTTAGGCCAGGTGCCCTGGGGAAGGCTTGTGCCCTACTGCCTCTCACAGTTGCTGGGAGCATATGTGGCATCAGGGCTTGTTTACCTGGTGTACTATG ATGCTATAATGGAGTTTAGTGGAGGAGTGCTGACTGTATATGGCCCAAATGAGACAGCATCCATATTTGCTACATATCCAACAGAGTACATGACTCTGGGCAGAAGTTTCCTTGACCAG gtAGTGGGCACTGGCATGCTGATGTTGTGCATCCTGTGTTTGGATGAAAAGAGAAACTCCCCAGCTCCCACAGAGCTGATTCCCCCCATAGTGGCAGTGATTGTCCTGGGGATCTCCATGTCTATGTCAGCTAACTGCGGCGCTGCGATAAATCCTGCTCGGGACCTGGGGCCACGCCTGTTTACACTGACTGCAGGCTGGGGCACTGAGGTGTTCAC GTGTTACAACTACTGGTTCTGGGTACCTCTGGTGGCCCCACCTATCGGAGGTGTGTTAGGTAGTTTAATGTATCTGATCTTCATCCACTGGCACCTGCCTGACCCAGACCCCCCTGAGAACCACTCCACTCTCTCCACCATCAGTGATAAAATCAAGCAGCCAGCCACCACATGGGAAAATGGAATAGAGCTGAAAGCTGCACATTTCTAA
- the atp8b2 gene encoding phospholipid-transporting ATPase ID — protein sequence MFRKRPPPEEERRVRANDREYNEKFQYASNCIMTSKYNVITFLPVNLFEQFQEVANTYFLFLLILQLIPQISSLSWFTTIVPLALVLSITAVKDATDDYFRHKSDNQVNNRQSQVLIRGSLQNEKWMNVRVGDIIKLENNQFVAADLLLLSSSEPHGLCYIETAELDGETNMKVRQSVSVTSELGDPNNLASFDGEVVCEPPNNKLDRFCGTLYWREKKYTLTNQNMLLRGCVLRNTEACYGLVIFAGPDTKLMQNSGRTKFKRTSIDRLMNTLVLWIFGFLVCMGVILAVGNAVWEREVGSLFQSYLPWEPPVDNFLFNAFLSFWSYIIILNTVVPISLYVSVEVIRLGHSYFINWDQQMFCSQCNTAAEARTTTLNEELGQVEYIFSDKTGTLTQNIMSFNKCSINGQTYGEVTDPLGPQPKRLDFTPFNPLADPDFCFYDDTLLESVKVGDWHTHEFFRLLSLCHTVMSEEKSEGELVYKAQSPDEGALVTAARNFGFVFRSRTPGTITTTEMGRPVTYTLLAILDFNNIRKRMSVIVRNPEGRIRLYCKGADTVLLERLHPCNQELMNITSDHLNEYAGDGLRTLALAYRDLSEDEWEAWSESHRCADKATDCREDRLAAAYEQIEQDMMLLGATAIEDKLQEGVPETIAVLSLANIKIWVLTGDKQETAVNIGYSCKMLTDDMTEVFIISGHTVQSVRQELRRARERMIELSQTRDGGKETGVEGWGEACFMGNGFREGQEGDGTGGGGGGKQLQCSPPPPPPPPPPPPPSNLMDNISGEFALIINGHSLAHALEADMEMEFVSTACACKAVICCRVTPLQKAQVVELIKKHKKAVTLAIGDGANDVSMIKSAHIGVGISGQEGIQAVLASDYSFSQFRFLQRLLLVHGRWSYLRMCRFLCYFFYKNFAFTMVHFWFGFFCGFSAQTVYDQYFITLYNIVYTSLPVLAMGIFDQDVPDQRSLEYPKLYEPGQLNLLFNKKEFFICIAQGIYTSVVLFFVPYAVLSGATQSNGVPLADYQTFAVTTATALVIVVSVQIALDTGFWTVINHVFVWGSLGSYFTIMFALHSQTLFKIFPNQFHFVGSAQSTLLQPVVWLTIALATAICIVPVLAFRFLKLDLKPQLSDTVRYTQLVRQKKRKPIGRSMGGAWRGVGSVSEGRLGARGGSRRSGYAFAHQEGFGELITSGKNMRLSSLALATFASRHSSSWIDTLRRKKHTHTHTPPSASGECSPAPSCVSGSVPPLSNSSSVLGGSQDTPIEEETGTAPAQNTQTVPISSTQTPPALAPDSESAAPQGPAQALNAGVLSSSSVRCQGGDSPGGWTLTLGTVQEALFGWKGITARTSASSSPGAPSATKETSQTD from the exons ATGTTCAGAAAGAGGCCTCCTCCAG aggaggagagaagggtcAGAGCCAATGACAGAGAGTACAACGAAAAGTTTCAGTATGCG AGTAACTGCATCATGACATCCAAATACAACGTCATAACCTTTCTGCCCGTCAACCTGTTTGAGCAGTTCCAGGAAGTAGCCAACACCTACTTTCTTTTCCTGCTCATACTGCAG tTGATACCTCAgatctcctccctctcctggtTCACTACCATCGTGCCTTTAGCTCTGGTGCTGAGCATCACTGCAGTAAAGGATGCCACAGACGACTAT TTTCGTCACAAGAGCGACAACCAGGTGAACAACCGTCAGTCTCAGGTCCTCATCCGTGGCTC tCTTCAGAATGAAAAGTGGATGAATGTTCGAGTGGGTGATATCATTAAACTGGAGAACAACCAGTTTGTGGCA GCTGACCTGCTCCTGTTGTCCAGCAGTGAACCTCACGGGCTCTGTTACATCGAGACAGCCGAGCTGGACGG AGAGACCAATATGAAGGTGCgtcagtctgtctcagtgacATCTGAACTTGGAGACCCGAACAACTTGGCTTCTTTCGATG GTGAGGTGGTGTGTGAGCCCCCTAACAACAAGCTGGATCGTTTCTGTGGGACTCTGTactggagagaaaagaaatacacCCTAACCAACCAGAATATGCTGCTACGAGGATGTGTCCTCCGCAACACTGAAGCCTGCTACGGCCTGGTCATCTTCGCAG GCCCAGATACCAAACTCATGCAGAACAGCGGTCGCACGAAGTTTAAGCGTACAAGCATCGATCGTCTGATGAACACTCTGGTCCTCTGG ATCTTTGGCTTCcttgtgtgtatgggtgtgatCTTGGCTGTTGGCAATgcagtgtgggagagagaggtggggtcCTTGTTTCAGAGCTACCTGCCCTGGGAACCTCCTGTGGACAACTTTCTGTTCAATGCCTTTCTGTCCTTCTGGTCCTACATCATCATTCTCAACACCGTGGTGCCTATATCTCTGTATGTCAG tgtggaggTGATCAGGCTGGGTCATAGCTACTTCATTAACTGGGACCAGCAGATGTTCTGCTCGCAGTgtaacacagcagctgaggccagGACCACCACTCTGAACGAGGAGCTGGGCCAG GTTGAATACATCTTCAGTGACAAGACTGGAACTCTCACTCAGAACATCATGAGCTTCAACAAGTGCTCCATCAATGGACAGACTTATg GTGAAGTTACAGACCCACTTGGACCTCAGCCAAAG AGACTGGACTTTACTCCCTTCAACCCCCTGGCTGACCCGGACTTCTGTTTCTATGACGACACTCTACTGGAATCAGTGAAAGTGGGAGACTGGCACACTCACGAGTTTTTCCGCCTGCTCTCGCTCTGTCATACTGTCATGAGTGAGGAAAAGAGTGAGG GAGAGCTGGTTTATAAGGCCCAGTCTCCAGATGAGGGCGCTTTAGTGACAGCAGCCCGAAACTTTGGCTTCGTGTTTCGCTCCCGAACGCCTGGGACAATCACCACAACGGAGATGGGACGACCTGTCACCTACACTCTGCTCGCCATTCTGGACTTCAACAACATACGTAAAAGGATGTCTGTTATAG TGCGTAACCCAGAGGGAAGAATCCGGCTGTACTGTAAAGGAGctgacactgtgctgctggagAGACTCCACCCCTGTAACCAGGAACTGATGAATATCACCTCAGACCACCTCAAT GAGTATGCAGGAGATGGGCTGCGGACCCTGGCTCTGGCCTACAGGGACCTGTCAGAGGACGAGTGGGAGGCATGGTCAGAGAGCCACCGCTGCGCTGACAAGGCCACCGACTGCAGAGAGGACCGACTGGCAGCCGCTTATGAGCAGATAGAGCAAGACATGATG CTCCTTGGTGCCACAGCTATAGAGGACAAGCTACAGGAAGGTGTACCAGAGACCATTGCTGTCCTCTCTCTGGCCAACATTAAAATTTGGGTTCTCACCGGAGACAAACAGG agacagctgtCAACATAGGTTACTCCTGCAAGATGCTGACAGATGATATGACTGAGGTGTTCATCATCAGTGGACACACTGTCCAGAGCGTGCGGCAGGAGCTCAG ACGGGCCAGGGAAAGGATGATTGAACTGTCACAAaccagagatggagggaaggagacaggggtggagggatggggagaGGCATGCTTCATGGGTAATGGGTTCAGAGAAGGACAAGAAGGAGATggtacaggaggaggagggggagggaaacagctgcagtgctctcctccgcctcctcctcctcctcctcctcctccacctccctccaaCCTCATGGACAACATCTCTGGAGAGTTTGCCCTCATAATCAACGGTCACAGTCTG GCCCATGCTTTAGAAGCAGATATGGAGATGGAATTTGTGTCGACGgcgtgtgcatgcaaagcagtGATCTGCTGCCGAGTCACCCCGCTGCAAAAAGCTCAGGTGGTGGAGCTCATCAAGAAACACAAGAAGGCCGTCACTCTGGCTATAGGAGATGGCGCTAATGACGTTAGCATGATCAAAA GTGCTCATATTGGAGTTGGTATCTCAGGTCAGGAGGGGATCCAGGCCGTGCTGGCCAGTGACTACTCCTTCTCCCAGTTCCGCTTCCTTCAGCGCCTCCTGCTGGTCCACGGCCGCTGGTCCTACCTGCGCATGTGCCGTTTCCTCTGCTACTTCTTCTACAAGAATTTTGCCTTCACCATGGTGCACTTCTGGTTTGGCTTCTTTTGCGGCTTCTCTGCTCAG ACTGTGTATGATCAGTACTTCATCACACTCTACAACATTGTCTACACCTCCCTCCCTGTGCTGGCCATGGGAATATTTGACCAG GATGTTCCTGACCAAAGGAGTCTGGAGTATCCTAAGCTGTATGAGCCTGGGCAGCTCAACCTCCTCTTCAACAAGAAAGAGTTCTTCATCTGCATCGCACAGGGCATCTACACATCAGTGGTGCTGTTTTTTGTGCCCTATGCTGTCCTGTCTGGTGCCACTCAGAGCAACGGCGTGCCCCTCGCCGACTACCAGACCTTCGCTGTCACCACGGCAACAGCCCTGGTCATAGTGGTCAGCGTACAG ATTGCTCTCGACACAGGCTTCTGGACAGTCATcaaccatgtgtttgtgtgggggtCTCTGGGTTCCTACTTCACCATCATGTTCGCTCTGCACAGTCAGACCCTCTTCAAGATCTTTCCTAATCAGTTCCACTTTGTAG GTAGTGCTCAGAGCACATTATTGCAGCCAGTCGTGTGGTTAACTATTGCACTGGCAACAGCAATATGCATAGTTCCAGTTTTGGCATTCCGCTTCCTCAAGCTGGACCTTAAACCTCAGCTCTCAGACAcg GTGCGCTACACTCAGTTGGTGCGGCAGAAGAAGCGGAAGCCAATAGGTCGCAGTATGGGAGGTGCCTGGCGTGGCGTGGGCAGCGTGTCAGAAGGTCGTCTGGGTGCTCGGGGAGGTTCTAGGAGGTCAGGCTACGCCTTCGCCCACCAGGAGGGTTTTGGAGAGTTGATCACCTCAGGGAAGAACATGAGGCTCTCGTCTCTGGCACTGGCCACCTTCGCCTCCAGACACAGCTCCAGCTGGATCGATACGCTCCGCAGGAAGAAACATACTCACACTCATACACCCCCTAGCGCCTCGGGGGAGTGCAGTCCAGCACCCAGTTGTGTCTCTGGGTCAGTTCCACCTCTCTCgaactcctcctctgttctggGCGGCTCACAAGATACACCCATCGAGGAGGAAACAGGCACAGCACCAGCCCAAAATACACAGACTGTTCCCATTTCATCCACACAAACCCCACCAGCTTTGGCGCCGGATTCAGAATCAGCTGCACCTCAGGGTCCGGCTCAGGCCCTCAATGCTGGCGTCCTCAGCTCCTCATCAGTGAGATGCCAGGGAGGAGACTCACCTGGAGGCTGGACGCTCACTCTGGGGACTGTGCAG GAAGCTCTGTTTGGTTGGAAGGGTATTACGGCTCGTACCAGTGCGTCCAGCAGCCCAGGCGCACCCTCTGCTACcaaggaaaccagc